The Trichosurus vulpecula isolate mTriVul1 chromosome 4, mTriVul1.pri, whole genome shotgun sequence genome contains a region encoding:
- the LORICRIN gene encoding loricrin, producing the protein MSYQKTQPTPQPPVGCLKTSGGGGGGGGSGGGGSGCGGGSGGGGSGGYCYTSGGGGGGSGCGGGSGGGGSGGYCYTSGESGGGGGSSCGGGSGGGGGSGGGSSYYPSQQKSSGSSGGGGGGSGCGGGSGGGSSGGYCYTSGGSGGGGGSSCGGGSGGGSGGGSSYYPSQQKSSGSSGGGGGGSGCGGGSGGGSSGGYCYTSGGSSGCGGGSSGGSSGGSGGGYVCGGGSSGGSSCGGGSGGGYYSGGGGGSGGGYSSQQCVQTSSQQSSGGGSYGGSSCGGGGGGGGGGSSGCGGGSSGGSGGGYVCGGGSSGGSSCGGGSGGYYSGGGGGSGGSGGSGGGYSSQHGGGSYGGSSCGGGGGSGGGSGGGGCYPSGGSSGCGGGSGGGSSGGGCYVGGGGGGSSGCGGGSSGGGYYGGGGSSGCGGGSGGSGGGSGGGKGVPVAHQTQQKQAPCWPPK; encoded by the exons ATGTCTTACCAGAAGACCCAGCCCACACCCCAGCCCCCAGTGGGCTGTCTCAAGACCTccggtggtggcggcggcggcggcggttcAGGTGGCGGCGGATCCGGCTGTGGTGGAGGTAGCGGCGGTGGTGGCAGCGGCGGCTACTGCTACACcagcggtggcggcggcggcggatcCGGCTGCGGTGGAGGTAGCGGCGGTGGTGGCAGCGGCGGCTACTGCTACACCAGCGGTgagagcggcggcggcggcggttcCAGCTGCGGTGGTGGCTCCGGCGGTGGCGGTGGCTCCGGCGGTGGCTCCTCCTACTATCCCAGCCAACAGAAGAGCTCCGgaagcagcggcggcggcggcggcggctcggGCTGCGGTGGAGGTAGCGGCGGTGGTAGCAGCGGCGGCTACTGCTACACCAGCggtggcagcggcggcggcggcggctccagCTGCGGTGGTGGCTCCGGCGGTGGCTCCGGCGGTGGCTCCTCCTACTATCCCAGCCAACAGAAGAGCTCCGgaagcagcggcggcggcggcggcggctccggCTGCGGTGGAGGTAGCGGCGGTGGTAGCAGCGGCGGCTATTGCTACACCAGCGGCGGCAGCTCAGGCTGCGGCGGAGGCTCCTCCGGAGGCTCCTCCGGAGGCAGCGGGGGTGGCTACGTCTGCGGGGGCGGCTCTAGTGGCGGCTCCAGCTGCGGAGGCGGCTCTGGCGGCGGTTACTACtctggcggcggcggcggctccggCGGCGGCTACTCTTCTCAGCAGTGCGTCCAAACTTCTTCCCAGCAGAGCAGCGGAGGGGGATCATACGGGGGCAGcagctgcggcggcggcggcggcggcggcggcggcggctcctcCGGATGCGGCGGGGGCTCCTccgggggcagtgggggtggctACGTCTGCGGGGGCGGCTCTAGCGGCGGCTCCAGTTGCGGAGGCGGCTCTGGCGGCTACTACtctggcggcggcggcggctccggCGGCTCCGGCGGCTCCGGCGGCGGCTACTCTTCTCAGCA CGGAGGGGGATCATACGGGGGCAGcagctgcggcggcggcggcggctccggCGGTGGCTCCGGCGGTGGTGGCTGCTACCCCAGCGGCGGCTCCTCCGGCTGCGGCGGCGGCTCCGGCGGTGGCTCCAGCGGTGGTGGCTGCTACGTCGGCGGCGGAGGCGGCGGCTCCTCCGGCTGTGGCGGTGGCTCCAGCGGTGGTGGCTACTACGGAGGCGGAGGCTCCTCTGGCTGCGGGGGTGGCTCCGGGGGGAGCGGCGGAGGCTCCGGTGGTGGCAAGGGAGTGCCCGTGGCCCACCAGACCCAGCAGA